A genomic segment from Lutzomyia longipalpis isolate SR_M1_2022 chromosome 3, ASM2433408v1 encodes:
- the LOC129793687 gene encoding juvenile hormone esterase-like, producing MKVFLLFFLALICGSVCDDVVVTVKHGKLKGKYVNGLEKPYEAFLGVPYAKPPVEALRFCSPVPCDPWYDIYDATYARKECLQKVYHALEPYTTGSEDCLYLNIYRPHKRNYHEKLPVIVYFSFGGYETGHTSPESIAPDYFMDTEQVIVVVVQNRLGVFGYLSSGDSSCPGNFGLKDQALALRWVHENIGAFQGDNGCVTLLGVGAGAITAQLHWLHPETSKFFHRVILKSGSAVGDLAVLKCPSNQFIHHAKVIGIENPQGFTSHELTEKLRKADAKLLLSAYYSESYLVGNMLPYRVVVEKKCPEAYVTEDPIGAWKYGHFDPKPLYVTFTPYEGNVKAGLFLNEHYRKNFNLNVDKYLPKILNIDPKYLPEVKKFYFEDQSCEITDKTVPIYIKMITARNFHQSMYNTVKWFVHNVNTYKYPLSIDEFKFNGPLHFTKFFSGYDVNLDTGFCDDLLYLFRLPTDFPEFSKHSISYQLKSIYVDSHVNFAITGKATAYTDVHPCDDVYFDNYGFCEYQVYGNQSEWIHGVLHDQVSVDCTHWFDLEQMEFWNNISFD from the exons atgaaagtGTTCCTTCTATTCTTTCTTGCGCTCATCTGTGGTTCTGTGTGTGATGACGTGGTAGTTACGGTGAAACATGGAAAACTCAAAGGAAAATATGTGAATGGATTAGAGAAGCCTTATGAGGCTTTTTTGGGTGTTCCCTATGCTAAACCACCTGTTGAAGCGTTGAGATTCTGTAGCCCCGTTCCGTGTGACCCATGGTATGATATTTACGATGCCACGTATGCACGAAAGGAATGCCTGCAGAAGGTCTATCATGCACTCGAACCGTACACAACGGGAAGCGAGGACTGCCTCTATCTCAACATCTATCGTCCACACAAAAGGAACTATCATGAGAAGCTTCCTGTTATTGTCTACTTCAGCTTTGGTGGCTACGAAACTGGGCACACAAGCCCTGAGAGCATTGCTCCGGATTACTTTATGGACACTGAGCAGGTTATCGTTGTTGTTGTGCAGAACAGACTAGGTGTCTTTGGGTATTTGAGCTCCGGAGATTCCAGCTGTCCAGGAAACTTTGGACTTAAGGATCAAGCTCTGGCTTTGCGATGGGTACATGAGAACATTGGAGCCTTCCAGGGTGACAATGGCTGTGTAACTCTCCTAGGAGTAGGAGCTGGAGCCATTACAGCCCAGCTTCATTGGCTTCATCCTGAAACCTCCA AGTTCTTCCATCGTGTTATTCTTAAAAGTGGAAGTGCCGTAGGTGATCTAGCAGTTCTCAAATGCCCTAGTAATCAGTTCATTCATCATGCTAAAGTGATTGGAATAGAGAATCCTCAAGGATTCACTTCGCATGAATTGACTGAAAAACTCCGTAAAGCCGATGCTAAACTACTCCTATCTGCCTACTACAGTGAATCCTATTTAGTTGGCAATATGCTGCCGTACCGTGTTGTGGTAGAGAAAAAATGTCCAGAAGCTTACGTCACGGAGGACCCAATAGGAGCATGGAAGTATGGACATTTTGATCCTAAACCTCTGTACGTGACCTTTACTCCGTATGAGGGAAATGTAAAAGCTGGTCTATTTCTCAATGAACACTACAGGAAGAACTTTAACCTGAACGTTGATAAGTATCttccaaaaattctcaatatcgATCCTAAATATTTGCCTGAAGTTAAGAAGTTCTATTTTGAGGATCAGAGTTGTGAGATTACAGACAAAACTGTCCCCATTTATATCAAG ATGATAACAGCAAGGAATTTCCACCAATCAATGTACAATACAGTCAAGTGGTTTGTCCACAATGTTAACACATACAAGTATCCTCTATCCATTGATGAATTCAAATTTAACGGACCACTGCACTTTACAAAGTTCTTCTCAGGCTACGACGTTAACCTCGATACAGGCTTCTGTGACGATCTGCTCTATCTCTTCCGCCTCCCGACAGATTTCCCCGAATTCAGCAAACATTCCATTAGCTATCAGCTGAAGAGTATCTACGTGGATAGTCATGTTAATTTTGCCATAACCGGTAAGGCTACAGCGTATACGGATGTACATCCCTGCGATGATGTTTACTTTGACAACTACGGTTTTTGCGAATATCAAGTTTATGGTAATCAATCGGAATGGATTCATGGAGTTCTCCATGATCAAGTTTCCGTGGACTGTACGCATTGGTTTGATCTGGAACAGATGGAATTTtggaataatatttcttttgactAA